In Lycium ferocissimum isolate CSIRO_LF1 unplaced genomic scaffold, AGI_CSIRO_Lferr_CH_V1 ctg2594, whole genome shotgun sequence, a single window of DNA contains:
- the LOC132043609 gene encoding putative cytochrome c biogenesis ccmB-like mitochondrial protein, translating into MRRLFLELYHKLIFPSTPITSFSPFLSYIVVTPLMLGFEKDFSCHSHLGPIRIPPLFPFPPAPFPRNEKEDGTLELYYLSTYCLPKILLLQLVGHRVIQISRVFCGFPMLQLSYQFGQSGMDRLNIPLGSLVLTLLCGIHSRSALGITSSSGWNSSQNPTTSPTLLPLTVSRTSIETEWFHVLSSIGYSSLFVSLFPISVSISLQD; encoded by the coding sequence ATGAGACGACTTTTTCTTGAACTATATCATAAACTGATCTTCCCCTCCACACCAATCACGAGTTTTTCTCCATTCCTCTCGTATATCGTCGTAACGCCCTTAATGCTAGGTTTTGAAAAAGACTTTTCATGTCATTCCCATTTAGGTCCGATTCGGATCCCTCCGTTGTTTCCTTTTCCTCCCGCACCTTTTCCTCGAAATGAGAAAGAAGATGGTACACTCGAATTGTATTATTTAAGTACTTATTGCTTGCCAAAGATCCTACTTCTACAATTGGTGGGTCACCGGGTTATTCAAATAAGTCGTGTTTTCTGTGGTTTTCCCATGTTACAACTTTCGTACCAATTCGGTCAATCCGGAATGGATCGGTTAAACATTCCATTAGGGAGCCTGGTCTTGACTCTTCTGTGTGGTATTCATTCTCGTTCGGCTCTTGGAATCACATCCAGCAGTGGTTGGAACAGCTCGCAAAATCCAACCACTTCACCTACTTTATTGCCCCTAACCGTTTCTCGTACCTCTATTGAAACAGAATGGTTTCATGTTCTTTCATCGATTGGTTATTCCTCTCTGTTCGTATCTCTTTTTCCAATTTCGGTCTCGATTAGTTTACAAGATTAA